A stretch of Sphingorhabdus sp. YGSMI21 DNA encodes these proteins:
- a CDS encoding winged helix DNA-binding protein, protein MKQQSDFGIDYPIKRETAPKNFLKLFYPFHYSVGMAVEKHLSGPDLTRHQTVILWIIHSKGEGGHTIHRKTIERLIGEWYELGSPAISKVLRAMADKDLNLISIKESKASAREKIIRLTKKGQATVNEMINRTEAFIGLISDELTDDEIAIGMEFMSRVGAIVESGLAGRKP, encoded by the coding sequence GTGAAGCAGCAGTCTGATTTCGGCATAGACTATCCGATCAAGCGGGAAACTGCCCCGAAAAACTTTCTCAAGCTATTCTACCCGTTTCATTATTCGGTCGGCATGGCCGTCGAAAAACATCTGAGCGGGCCGGACCTGACCCGTCACCAGACCGTGATCCTGTGGATCATCCATTCCAAGGGCGAGGGCGGACACACGATCCATCGCAAGACCATCGAGCGACTGATCGGCGAGTGGTACGAACTGGGGAGTCCGGCTATTTCAAAGGTCCTGCGCGCAATGGCGGACAAGGATCTCAATCTGATTTCGATCAAGGAAAGCAAAGCATCGGCCCGGGAAAAGATCATTCGCCTGACGAAAAAGGGACAGGCAACCGTGAATGAAATGATCAACCGGACAGAGGCTTTCATCGGGTTGATCTCGGACGAACTGACCGATGACGAGATCGCCATTGGAATGGAATTCATGAGCCGGGTTGGCGCTATCGTGGAAAGCGGGCTGGCCGGCCGGAAACCCTGA
- a CDS encoding DUF6445 family protein, producing the protein MLPSLIVLDDFIADPLAARDAALALDYDPENKQGNYPGHISTRPLEIQGLNERISGIINAPVKAAPNTSHLHCRVTLKGDKGRSGVHIDPAFYSGILYLSLPEHCKGGTEFFRHKRTGLERLPTDMPGIMKAGYSDINMLIEDVVNRDTNHPAKWTKVMTVPMRFNRLILFSPWMFHNSGMAFGKTPQDGRLVNLMFFAKG; encoded by the coding sequence ATGCTGCCTTCGCTGATTGTGCTGGACGATTTCATCGCCGATCCGCTGGCGGCGCGCGATGCTGCATTGGCGCTCGACTATGATCCTGAAAACAAGCAGGGCAATTATCCGGGCCATATCTCGACCAGACCATTGGAAATACAAGGACTCAATGAACGGATTTCCGGGATCATCAACGCGCCGGTCAAGGCCGCTCCCAATACCAGCCATCTGCATTGCCGGGTGACGCTGAAGGGCGACAAGGGCCGCAGCGGCGTGCATATCGACCCTGCTTTCTATTCCGGCATTCTCTATTTGTCGCTGCCCGAACATTGCAAGGGCGGGACCGAGTTTTTCCGCCACAAGCGTACCGGGCTGGAACGGCTGCCGACCGATATGCCGGGGATCATGAAAGCCGGCTATTCCGATATAAATATGCTGATCGAGGATGTGGTGAACAGGGATACCAACCATCCGGCGAAATGGACGAAGGTGATGACCGTGCCGATGCGCTTCAACCGGCTGATCCTGTTCAGCCCGTGGATGTTTCACAATAGTGGCATGGCCTTTGGCAAGACGCCGCAGGACGGGCGGCTGGTCAACCTTATGTTCTTTGCCAAGGGATAG
- a CDS encoding MBL fold metallo-hydrolase — protein sequence MSQPISRTFAALLLAASPLALSACSQSNAQEADRFASVEIKAEPLAEGVAVLFGAGGNIGVSYGPDGTVLIDDQFAPLTPKIQAAIADLGAEPVTYLINTHWHGDHSGGNENFGKAGALIMAHDHVRERMLGIQKSGRGNDPASPVEALPTVTYHDGLKLHLNGDEVQVMHMKHGHTDGDSVIFWKKANVLHMGDLFFNEVSLPFIDLNSGGNVRGVLAAAEKVLAMVDDDSKIIPGHGPMATKADLIAYRDMLKTVIGAVAKAQAEGKSLEAVQAMKPAARWDINPDAFIKGDAFVEAVYKSLQQPDHVEDHAH from the coding sequence ATGTCACAACCGATATCCAGAACTTTCGCCGCCTTGCTGCTCGCCGCTTCTCCGCTCGCGCTGTCCGCCTGCAGCCAGAGCAACGCGCAGGAAGCGGACCGCTTTGCTTCGGTCGAGATCAAGGCCGAACCTCTGGCCGAAGGGGTCGCTGTTCTTTTCGGTGCCGGCGGCAATATCGGCGTGTCCTACGGGCCCGATGGTACCGTATTGATCGATGACCAGTTCGCACCGCTGACGCCGAAGATCCAGGCGGCGATCGCTGACCTTGGCGCGGAACCGGTGACCTATCTGATCAACACCCACTGGCACGGCGACCATAGCGGAGGGAACGAGAATTTCGGCAAGGCCGGCGCGCTGATCATGGCGCATGACCATGTTCGCGAGCGGATGCTGGGTATCCAGAAGTCGGGACGCGGCAATGATCCGGCGTCCCCGGTCGAGGCCTTGCCCACCGTCACCTATCATGACGGTCTGAAGCTGCATCTCAACGGCGACGAAGTGCAGGTCATGCATATGAAACACGGCCATACCGACGGCGACAGCGTCATCTTCTGGAAGAAAGCCAATGTGCTGCACATGGGTGATCTGTTCTTCAACGAGGTGAGTCTGCCCTTTATCGACCTCAACAGCGGCGGCAATGTGCGCGGCGTGCTGGCGGCGGCAGAGAAGGTGCTGGCCATGGTGGATGACGATAGCAAGATCATCCCGGGCCATGGACCGATGGCGACCAAGGCCGACCTGATCGCCTATCGGGACATGCTCAAAACGGTGATCGGCGCGGTCGCAAAGGCGCAGGCCGAGGGCAAATCACTGGAAGCGGTGCAGGCGATGAAACCGGCGGCGCGGTGGGATATCAACCCTGATGCCTTCATCAAGGGCGATGCCTTTGTCGAAGCGGTCTACAAGAGCTTGCAGCAGCCGGATCATGTGGAAGACCACGCCCACTAG
- a CDS encoding patatin-like protein, translated as MRQKELRLALICYGGVSLAIYMHGITKEIWKLAQASRDFHDGARIDQCSRGIYYDILEWLEQETGTRLRILPDIISGASAGGINGIFLSQAILSGQSLDPLTDLWLDTADVDKLLDPDARPLSRFSKFWAEPIAWMALGRKGGAVEQTVSKEAQEEVKMKLSRFVRARWFAPPFGGKVFSGLIWDALAAVRATERGPRLLPPGQPLDLFVTVTDFVGHPEKLQLHSPPEALEMEHRITIGFSTRGKRDDAIADPAALTFAGRATASFPGAFPPFTVRELDGLLEDHDYVWEGRSAFLKRILPNQFRAGTAEDTVLIDGSVLANAPFAQAIEALKNRPAKREVDRRFVYIDPRPDLDVAKSDKATQRLQAAQEAENEALPGFFSTIFGAISNIPREQPIRDNLNAIAGRSNRIIQMRLITENLRGEVEQHVESLFGRTFFLDRPTPARVAAWRRKSRDKAAKLSGFSYSAYGHLKLATVIEDIAHTIRRAKSDPNGHNHPGLRSALWAEIRRLGLDNVGQKSGGPTKPAAEFFRQHDLGFRVRRLRFMARQLAEDLDRADPAAAEVMEGMHDVIYDCLSLYIERETIDYLGDDFVSLAEEAEEHPGTMLDALAKARDLTSADAIVDARLAEALAVVPKAEKRSMLLAFLGFPFYDIATLPLLQGEGLDEFDPIKVDRISPEDAKTIRKGGVAATLKGIEFNNFGAFFSRSYRENDYLWGRLHGAERMIDIIFSTLPVSKRPAEDTILDFKKTIFRKIVDEEEPRLTRVKPLIAALREEIEAATL; from the coding sequence ATGCGGCAGAAAGAACTCAGACTGGCCTTGATCTGCTATGGCGGCGTGAGTCTGGCCATCTATATGCACGGCATCACCAAGGAAATCTGGAAGCTGGCGCAGGCCAGCCGGGATTTCCACGACGGCGCGCGGATCGACCAGTGCAGCCGCGGAATCTATTATGACATCCTCGAATGGCTGGAGCAGGAGACGGGCACGCGGCTGCGCATTCTGCCGGACATTATTTCCGGCGCCAGCGCCGGCGGGATCAACGGGATATTCCTGTCTCAGGCGATCCTGTCGGGCCAGTCGCTCGATCCGCTGACCGACTTGTGGCTCGACACCGCCGATGTCGACAAGCTGCTCGATCCGGATGCGCGGCCGCTGTCGCGTTTCTCGAAATTCTGGGCCGAACCGATTGCCTGGATGGCGCTGGGCCGCAAGGGCGGCGCGGTCGAACAGACCGTCTCGAAAGAGGCGCAGGAAGAGGTCAAGATGAAGCTGTCGCGCTTTGTCCGCGCGCGCTGGTTCGCTCCGCCCTTTGGCGGCAAGGTGTTCAGCGGCCTGATCTGGGACGCGCTGGCCGCGGTCCGGGCAACCGAGCGCGGGCCACGCCTGCTGCCGCCGGGCCAGCCGCTCGACCTGTTCGTCACGGTCACCGATTTCGTCGGCCATCCGGAAAAGCTGCAGCTGCACAGCCCGCCCGAAGCGCTCGAGATGGAGCATCGGATCACCATCGGCTTTTCGACCAGAGGCAAGAGGGACGACGCAATTGCCGATCCGGCGGCGCTGACCTTTGCCGGTCGCGCCACCGCCAGCTTCCCAGGCGCCTTTCCGCCGTTCACGGTGCGGGAGCTGGACGGGCTGCTCGAAGACCATGATTATGTCTGGGAGGGACGTTCCGCCTTTCTCAAACGGATATTGCCCAACCAGTTTCGCGCCGGAACAGCGGAGGATACGGTGCTGATCGACGGTTCGGTCCTCGCCAACGCGCCCTTTGCCCAGGCGATCGAGGCGTTGAAGAACCGGCCCGCGAAACGCGAGGTCGACCGGCGTTTCGTCTATATCGACCCGCGCCCGGATCTCGATGTCGCCAAGAGTGACAAGGCGACACAGCGGTTGCAGGCGGCGCAGGAGGCCGAGAATGAGGCGCTGCCCGGTTTCTTCTCGACGATCTTCGGGGCGATTTCGAACATCCCCCGTGAGCAGCCGATCCGCGACAATCTCAACGCCATTGCCGGACGATCGAACCGGATCATCCAGATGCGGCTGATCACCGAGAATCTGCGCGGCGAGGTCGAGCAGCATGTCGAGAGCCTGTTCGGACGCACCTTTTTCCTCGACCGGCCGACGCCGGCACGAGTCGCCGCCTGGCGTCGCAAGTCGCGGGACAAGGCGGCCAAGCTTTCCGGCTTTTCCTACAGCGCCTATGGCCATCTCAAGCTGGCGACGGTGATCGAGGATATCGCCCATACCATCCGGCGGGCCAAATCCGATCCCAACGGGCACAACCACCCCGGCCTGCGCAGCGCTTTATGGGCCGAGATACGCCGCCTCGGCCTCGACAATGTCGGGCAGAAGAGCGGCGGACCGACCAAGCCGGCGGCCGAGTTTTTCCGGCAGCATGATCTCGGCTTCCGGGTGCGGCGGCTGCGCTTCATGGCGCGGCAGCTTGCCGAAGATCTCGACCGCGCCGATCCGGCCGCTGCCGAGGTGATGGAAGGCATGCACGATGTCATCTATGACTGTCTTTCACTCTATATCGAGCGCGAGACGATCGACTATCTCGGCGATGATTTCGTCAGTCTCGCCGAGGAGGCGGAGGAACATCCCGGAACCATGCTGGATGCGCTGGCCAAGGCCCGCGACCTGACCTCGGCCGACGCGATTGTCGACGCGAGGCTGGCCGAAGCGCTGGCGGTGGTCCCGAAGGCGGAGAAGCGCTCGATGCTGCTCGCCTTCCTCGGCTTCCCCTTCTACGACATCGCCACGCTGCCGCTGCTGCAGGGTGAAGGGCTGGACGAATTCGATCCGATCAAGGTCGACCGCATCTCTCCCGAAGATGCCAAGACGATCCGCAAGGGCGGCGTGGCGGCGACATTAAAAGGCATAGAATTCAACAATTTCGGCGCCTTTTTCAGCCGCAGTTACCGCGAGAATGACTATCTCTGGGGCCGACTGCACGGGGCCGAGCGGATGATCGACATCATCTTCTCCACCCTGCCCGTCTCCAAACGCCCCGCTGAAGATACGATCCTCGACTTCAAGAAGACCATCTTCCGCAAGATCGTCGACGAGGAAGAGCCGCGGCTGACCAGGGTCAAACCGCTGATCGCCGCCCTGCGCGAAGAAATCGAGGCCGCGACTCTCTGA